TCTGATCCGCCATCTACTCCGGCGCCATAGACAGATGCCGTAACGGGTCCGGCAATATTCGGATTAGGGTGTAATATTAGTTGATTTACTGATAGTCACGTCTGTCCTGTAGCTGTACGATGTACTGGTGGATTAACTCTATTACAAGGTTGATGTCTTAGCCCGCCCTAGTTGGTATTGTCACCAACTAGCCATCCTAGAGTTTTTAAACCACAATATCTTGGTCTTTTGACCAATTGAGCTGTTCACTGCCTTCTATTTGCTTTAGTTTGTTGGAGACAACTCCAGCAAAGGCAAGAGTTATTTGACTTTATTTACAGATACTTCATTGACTGTAATTCTACCTGACCCTCCTTGACAGTGTAGGTGAATTCTCATGGCGTTTGTTTCAGTTGCAATGAATTTAACGCCTATGGTTTCACCTTCTTCTGTGGGAATAGTGGGAGTGATTGGGTACTTAACAGACGAATTTCCACCTTTGGTGTCATGTAGCCATAACTGAAATTTCATAGTTGCATTTTTAGTGGCAGCAACTTGGCATGAGACTTCATATTTATTTCCATTGAATATACCATTTTTAAGATCATAGCAAGCTCCAAAAAAGTTGTTAGGGTCAATTAATTCTTCTGGTGCTGCTTCGAAAATCATTTTGTTGTCTTGAATCCTATTAGTCTTATTTGGATTTTTGGTTCCCCAATAGTTTAAACTCCAGGATGTCGGATTTGTAAAATTTTCTTTAAAAATTAATTCTTTCTTAATTTTTGCCAGAACAAGTCTATCTATCTTTCGATATATTGGAAATAAAAATGTAATAAAGACGATGGATCCAACAATTATGGAGGCCAAACTAACTTCGTAAGTTTGACTTAGAAGCTCGAATAATTTATCCCCAAAAACTTCATAGCCCATTCTTATTAGACGAACTAAAACCAGTAAAATACTTTCACCAAGTTTAGTAATTACTCCAGTCAGGATCAAGGCTGTAATTATACTCAGCCAGGAGGTTCCACGCTTTAGTTCAAAAGGAAGAAGTCTAATTAATGATTTCTTAATCCACACGACTTATATTTATTTTATATACCGATAATCCTCCCCATCCTTTAGCTGAACCAAGTACTGGTAGATCAATTCGATCACATGGTTGATGTCGTCGTAGTGCGCGGTTTCCACAGTAGTATGCATGTACTTCAGAGGTAAAGAAATCAAAGCAGAAGCCACGCCTTCATTAGAGTAGGCGAATGCATCCGTATCCGTGCCTGTGGCTCTGGAAGTAGCCGCGCGTTGGTACGGGATTTTGTTCTTTTCTGCCGTTTTGATGATGTCCGAAAGGAGGTTGTTTTGCACTGCTGGACCGAATGTGAGTACTGGGCCTTTGCCGGCCTTCTGATCACCACTGAGTTTCTTGTCGTACATCGGTGAGTGTGTATCGTGGCACACATCGGTGATTACCGCTACGTTGGGTTTGATACGAGCAGCCATCATTTCAGCACCACGGAGCCCGATTTCTTCTTGCACAGCATTTACTATGTATAGTCCAAATGGTAAGTCCACTTTGTTCTCTTTCAGTTTTCTAGCCACTTCAGCGATCATAAAACCGCCGATCCGATTGTCCAAAGCTCTTCCGCAAACGAACTTTTTGTTTAGGTCCATCAGTTCATCGTCGAAAGTGATCACACAGCCTACTTTTACGCCGAGCGCTTCGACTTCTTTCTTAGACTCACAGCCCAAGTCGATAAAAATATTGTCAAGCGCGGGTGCTTTCTCATTGTTGTCTTTTCGTACATGAATCGCTGGCCAGCCGAACACGCCTTTGACAATACCTTTCTCAGTAAAGATATTCACCCGTTTTGAAGGAGCGATCTGGTGATCAGATCCGCCATTACGAATGACATAGATATAACCGTTGTCGTCGATGTAGTTGACGAACCAGGAGATTTCATCTGCATGTGCTTCGATCACCACTTTGTAGTCCGCCTTTGGATTGATCACAGCCGCCACCGAACCGTAAGTGTCGGTGATGTAGTCATCTGTATAAGGTTTTACATAGTCCAACCAGATTTTCTGTCCCGAAGACTCAAATCCGGTAGGTGAGGCGTTGTTCAGGTATTCGTATAAAAACTTTTCGCTTTTTTTATTCATGTTCAAATCAATATCTATTAAGGCCATCCCGTTGTTGGTGAAGGAACTTCCTTATCTATGGCAGGTTATCTACCATTGATAAGAAGATTTCTCCGGTCGTTCCTCCCTTGCGAAATGACAGTCTAACCTAATAACCGTTGACTGTCGACTGAAGGCCATCGACTAATTCCTACAACGGAATATTTCCGTGCTTCTTTCGAGGCATGTTGCCCACTTTGTTTTCTAGCATACCGAACGCAGAAATCAACTTCTTTCTGGTATTGTGCGGTAGGATCACTTCATCCACATAGCCACGAGCTGCCGCGATATATGGGTTGGCAAATTTCTCTGTGTATTCGTCTACCTTTTCGTCCAGTTTCGCTTGCGGATCGTCTGCCGCTTTGATTTCATTTTTGAAAATGATTTCAGCAGCCCCCTTGGCACCCATTACCGCGATTTCCGCTGTTGGCCAAGCGTAGTTCATATCCGCTCCGATGTGCTTGGAGTTCATCACGTCATAGGCTCCACCGTAGGCTTTTCTGGTGATCACCGTAATCCTCGGAACAGTAGCTTCGCTAAAAGCATACAGGAGTTTGGCGCCATTCATAATGATGGCATTCCATTCCTGATCTGTACCAGGCAAGAATCCTGGTACATCTTCCAATACCAAAAGCGGAATATTGAAACAATCGCAAAATCTTACGAATCTCGCTCCTTTCACACTGGCGTCATTGTCTAAAACTCCAGCCAAACTCGCTGGCTGGTTAGCCACAATACCGATGCTTCTACCACCCAGTCGAGCAAAGCCGACTACAATATTTTCTGCATAGTTTTTATGCACCTCGAAGAAATCTCCTCCGTCTACAATACCTTCAATCACCTCTTTGATGTCATAAGGTTGATTAGGGTTGGTTGGGACAATTTCGTCCAATTGCTTTCTTACTTCATCACCCGCCTCATAAGGAAGCATTTCTGGCGTTTCCTCGCAGTTTTGAGGAATGAAACTCAACAGTCTTTTAATATTTTTAATGCACTCCACTTCATTGGCGCAAGAGAAATGAGTGACACCACTCTTTGTGCTGTGGGTACTGGCTCCTCCAAGCTCTTCTGCCGTTACATCTTCTTGGGTCACTGTTTTCACTACGTTCGGACCGGTCACAAACATGTAGGAAGTATTTTCTACCATCATGATAAAATCGGTGATGGCTGGAGAGTATACCGCTCCACCAGCACAAGGACCCATAATCGCAGAGATCTGTGGAACCACTCCAGAGGCCAACGTATTCCTGTAAAAGATGTCCGCATAGCCACCCAGGGAAACTACGCCTTCTTGAATCCTTGCTCCGCCAGAGTCATTCAAGCCGATGACAGGCGCGCCATTTTGCATGGCCAGATCCATGATTTTCACAATCTTCTCGGCATAGGTTTCGGAAAGCGAACCGCCAAATACAGTAAAGTCCTGGCTGAAAACGTACACCAAACGACCATTGACTTGACCGTAACCTGTGACTACTCCATCGCCCAAAATCTTTTGCTTGTCCAATCCAAAATCTGTCGCTCTATGAGTAACGAACTTTCCAATCTCTTCAAAAGTACCCTCATCTATGAGGAGTTCGATTCGCTCGCGAGCGGTTAGTTTTCCTTTTTTGTGTTGGGACTCAATTCTTTTCTCACCGCCACCAAGTAGGGCTTCTTGATTGAGTTTTTCTAAGTATTGGATTTTTTCTTCTGAAGATTTAAAATTCATTTCGACTTGGGTTATTAGTTCGGCTCAAATATAGGCATTGGCGTAAATATGACCGTAGGTTTTTTGTCCCAATTGGGTTCTCATTTTTATTCATAAATTAGCGGAATTTTAAAAATCAGTATGAGAGTAGGAATTATTGACATAGGGACGAACACTTTTCATTTGCTTATAGCAGATCGCACTCGAGATATGAAAATCCTTCATAAGGAGAAGGTGGCTGTCCGTTTAGGCAAAGGGGGGATCAGCAACAATGTCATTCAGCCAGATGCCATGGAACGTGCAGTGGTTACGCTCACTGATTTTGCTCAAAAAATGAAGAATGAAGTGGTAGATGAAATTATCGTGTCTGCTACTAGTGCAGTAAGAAATGCTGGTAATCAACAAGAATTTGTTGATTTGATCAAGGAAAAAGTAGGACTGGAAATTCGTGTGCTATCAGGAGAGGAGGAAGCTGCCTTGATTCATAAAGGAGTGAGTGAGTACATCGACTTTGGTGAAGAGACGGGTTTGATTATGGACATCGGTGGCGGAAGCATTGAGTTTATACTAGCCAATAAGAGCGAAGTCAAGTGGTTGAAGAGTTATGAACTTGGCGGACAGCGATTGATAGATCAGTTTCATCACACTGATCCAATTTCAAATGATGAAAAAGATAAATTAACTTCTTATCTCGTAGAAAATCTGGGTGAAGTAATTAGTCAGTGCAAAAAGCATAAAGCGGCCTATTTGATTGGTTCATCTGGTTCTTTTGATACGCTTTGGGATATTCATGCAAGAATACCTGGAGCCAGACCTATGCAAAAACCAATTTTGTACAAAGACTATTTTGAAGAAATTCATGAAGAACTCATGGTGTTGAATAGAGAAGAACGACTAGCGATACCAGGTATGATTCCCATGCGGGTGGATATGATTGTATCTGCTTCGGTGGCTATCAAAGTCATGATGGATCATTGCCATTTTGATCAAATAAAAGTTTCGCCATTTGCACTAAAAGAGGGGCTCTTGTATCACGGTTTACCAAAAAGAAAATAAATTCGCCATATGTACAGCTATCAGAGATTATTTGACTTTGCCAAGCAAGTCTTCGTGTCCATGGGGCATACAGAAAAAATGGCCGATACTGCCGCTACTGTATTAGTGAGTGCCGATATGCGCGGGGTGGATTCTCATGGTATCGCACGGCTCAAAGGTTATGTGAGATTGTGGGAAGTCAAGCGTATCAATGCCAAGCCTATTTTTCAAATTGAACATGAAACGCCTTCTACCGCAGTTTTAAATGCGGATGAATCCTTGGGCCTGATCTCAGGCCCAGAGGCCATGAAGATTGCCATGATCAAGGCCAAAAGTGTAGGGACAGGCTGGGTGTCGGTAAAGAATTCTAATCACTATGGTATTGCTGGCTATCATGCCATGATGGCTTTGGAGCAGGATATGATTGGTATCTCCATGACCAATGCAAGTCCTTTGGTAGCTCCGACTTTTTCTAAAGAAAGATTGTTGGGTACCAATCCAATAGCTGTGGCGATTCCTGCTGGAAAGCAACCACCATTTGTAGCTGACATGGCTACCACCACGGCTGCCAACGGTAAGTTGGAAATTCTACAAAGAAAAGAAGAAGATGCACCACTAGGTTGGGTACAAGATCAAGAAGGAAACCCAACCACCAATGCCAATGGCGTGAAAGAGGGTGGAGCCTTATTGCCGCTGGGAGGAGATAGAGAACACGCTTCGCACAAGGGTTATATCTTGGGTTCTATAGTAGATATTTTTTCTGCGGTACTTTCTGGGGCTAACTATGGCCCTTGGGTGCCGCCGTTTGTCAGCTTTATTGATCCGGTGTCTGATCCTGTTGGAGAAGGATTAGGTCATTTCTTTGGGGCCATGCGAATTGATGCTTTCAGAAAGGCAGATGAATTCAAAGATCACATGGATACCTGGATCGAAAGATTTAGATCATCTACGCCTATTGATGCAGAAAATCCAGTTCAAATTCCTGGTGATTATGAAAGGAATATGGAAGCTACTCGCAGTAAAGAGGGTATACCTTTGCTTGATCCAGTGGTGCAGGATCTCAACGAACTAGCAGAAAAGTTTAAGCTGAAGTTTTAAAAGCCAATTCCTACATTCATGCCTATGACCCAAGGACTGTCATATCTGCCGTTGTCCCCTCCGTCTGAATAGAGTACGTTGTACAACGCATAGAAATTTAAAAAGCCTTTTCCCCCCATGGGTTGTGAAACTCCAGCACCCAATAAAAAAGTATCGTATGTAGCTCGCCCACCTTCAACTAAATCTAAGAAGAAGATTTCATATTGCGCCATTACAAAAAATGGCTTGTAAACGACATATTGCGTATAGAAGTTTATCCCATAATCGTTAAAAGATTGATTAATCGGTTCTTTATATTTGAAATATTGGTAGGTAAGTCCAATTCCAGCATTCCACTTTTCTGTAATCCTATACCCAACCTGTCCACTTATGTTGACCCAAACTTGTCTGTCGCTGATACCAAACCCTCCAAGCCCACCGCCAACGTAAACTTTGTCGATCCAGGCAGGTCTATCGTTTCCAAGTGCATTTCCATAATTTTCCTGGGCTGAACTTTCAGTAATGTAAAGGACACCAAAGAGCACAAGTAGAATTAATCTTTTTGTCATTCGTTTAGGATTTAATAAAAGATAAAAAAGGAATTTTAGTCTTCAACAACTACAAACAAATCTTCCCCATCTTTTTTCATGTAGTATTTTTCACGAGCAAAGCGCTCTAAAAGTTCCATGTCGTTGATCAGCGCTTCTCTGTCGGCATTTACCTCTTCAATTTTTTGCAGATAGTATTTCTCCTGGTTTTCTAATTCTTCTACTTTTTGACCAAGTTGATACTGAGAGTAAAAATCATTGGTATCGAAGAATAGCATCCATACTATGAAGGCTAGCCCAGAAAGGAAGTAAAAATTTTTGGTGATGTGCAGAGATTTTTTAAACATACCTATTTAAGTATACTGTAAAGTAAAAAATGAATCGCCCAATTGCCAAATAATCGCTATCATATTATTTATATCAGTTTCTGGTAAGGCTACACATGATAAGTCAAATGCAAATGTCCGCACGCGACATTTGGGTTGAAATTAATATCAATCATTAGCTCTTACTTTTCATGAGGATATTTTTGTGAAAGCTGAGGTAGAATTAATTTCAAGAAGGAAGCATTTCTTTAGAATAATGTTCTGCATTTAGCATACATTTTGACCGCCAACTAACAGAAAATACTGCCGATTATCTAAATATGATACCATTAATAATTCCGTGTAAAAATTAACCTTGTTTGTCGGGGGCATTACATTCAATCTCGCTATTCTTGCGACGTTTATAAACATTAATTCAACCTTTCATTACTTCAATGAGCATCTCCAAGTTTCTATTTTTTGTCATCATTTATTGTGCTCCGTTTATCGTATTTGCGCAAGATGATATTCGGTTGAGTCGATCCTATCAGGGTATGAGTCTTTTAAGTGCAATGGACTCTATAAAATCAGAGACTAAAACCAAAATATTTTACAATCCAGAATGGGTAAAAGACCGAAACGTGTCTGTTTCAGGGCAAGGTTTGACCATTACTGAATTTTTGAATAAAAATCTGGAAGAGAGTGGTTTGAAAACGGTATCCTACCATGGTGCAATAGTTTTTGTGGCAAACAACCCTGAACTGTATCAGATTGAATCTTCCGCAGATGAGAGTTTGATAGTTATAGGAGATAAAAACTCAAAACTTAACGAAGTAGTAACGGTATCAGGTAAAATAACTGATGGAGGTAATGATGAGCCACTCATCGGCGCAAGGGTGTATATAAGCTCTCTCAATATTGGAACAGTAACCGACTTTAATGGAAACTATAGCTTAAGAGTTCCGGTGGGAAAATATACGATTGACTACAGTTCTATAAGTTATGAGGGTAAGCCGATGGAAGTAATCATCAAATCGGAAGGTCAGCTAGACGTCAGCTTGTTTTCGGGATCTCTACAGTTGGATGAGTTAGTGATCACAGCAGATGGGCAGGATGCCAATGTCCAGCAAAGGGTGTCTGGTCTTGAAAATATGAACATTGAAACGATCAAGCAGCTGCCTACTTTTATGGGTGAGGTGGATCCAGTAAAGAGTTTGACAACCATGCCGGGAATTTCTACCACTGGGGAGTTGTCATCTGGATTTAATGTTAGAGGAGGAGAAACCGGCCAAAACCTGATCGTTCAAGACGGAGCGGTTATATACAATCCCACCCACTTATTTGGTTTTTATAGCGCATTCAATTCTGACATGGTGAATGAAGTAAATCTCTACAAAGGAGGAGGGCCAGCCAACTTCGGTGGTCGTATTTCATCTGTATTGGATATCAAATTACGACACGGGGACGACGAGAAATATGAAATTAATGGTGGTGTAGGTCTAGTGTCGAGCAGATTGACAGCAGAAGGACCTATCCTAAAGAATAAGGCTTCCTTTTTGATTGGTGGCCGTACTTCGTATACGAATTGGCTGCTTCATAGAATTAAGAACATTGAACTTCAAAGCAGCGAAGCTGCCTTCTATGATGTAAATGCCAAACTCTTATATCGAGTGAGTGATAAGGATTACATCACCGGATCATTCTACCTCAGTCATGATGATTTTAATTTTGCTGGTGAGGCTCAATACGATTGGGGAACCAAAAATTTCAGTCTGGAATGGAATCATGTGTTTGGAAATAAAACACTTTCTACTCTTTGGCTAACAACTAGTAACTACAATGTAGATTCAAAAAATTTGGAAGAAGAAGTGGAGGCTTTCCAATTTGAAAACGGAATTCAGAATTTCTCCGCTAAATACGAATTTTTATACAAGATGCATCCTAAAAATTCTCTGACCTTAGGTGCAGAATACAACAACCATAACATTAGGCCTGGAGAACTATCACCCTTCGGTGAAAACTCAAACGCTGAGTATGTAAAAATGAGTGATCAGCACGCGCATGAAATCGCCATTTTTGCTCAGGATGATTGGGATCTTGGTGCTCGATTGGCATTGTCTGCTGGAATGCGATTGTCAAGTTTTATCAGAACAGGTCCAGATACAGAGTATATTTTTGATGAAGGAGCAAATGTGGTACGAGAACCTCAAGTCCTTGATTCTGTAAGCTATGGTAGCGGCGAAGTAATAAAGACTTTTTATGGTTTAGAACCGAGGCTTTCTTTGAGATATCTATTGACGACCAATTCGTCGCTGAAATTTAGCTATTACCGTACGTTTCAATACTTACACTTGATTTCGAATACGGTATCGGCTACTCCTCAGGATTATTATTTGGCAAGTGGTACTAATCTTGATCCGCAGTATGCAGATCAATGGTCAGTTGGCTATTTCAGAAACCTTCAAAACAATGCATATCAGATTTCCGCAGAGGGGTATTATAAGGATATAAAAAACTCTTTGGACTTTTTAGAAGGTGCTGAAATCATAGGTAACAAGCAGTTGGAAGGAAGTATTGTACAAGGAGTTGGCAGAACTTACGGACTGGAACTTCAAGTCAAGAAAAACACGGGAAGACTTAATGGCTGGATTTCTTATACCTACTCCCGAAGTTTGAAACGCTTCAGTGGCGAATATGAATATCAAACAATAAACAATGGTGAGTACTATAGCGCCAACAATGATAAGCCGCATGACTTGTCTATGGTTTTGAACTATAAGTTGGGAGGTAGAGCGGTTCTGTCAGCAAACTTTAGTTACAGCACGGGACGTCCAATTACAGTTCCAGTTTCTAAGTTTTCTTTTGATAGACAACTGGCGGTGTTGAACTACTCAGATAGAAACGAGTACCGGATCCCTGATTATCACCGCCTGGACTTGTCGCTTACCATCAAGCCTAGTTTGAGAAGAGATAAATTGATTAATGGTGAATGGGTATTTTCGATATTTAATGTGTACTCTCGAAAAAATGCCTACTCCATATATTTTACCAAATCTGGGTTTGCTAAGAAGCTGTCCATTATGGGCTCAATTTTCCCTTCTGTTACTTACAATTTTAAACTGTCTAAGTGAGTATGAAATTTCAAGGCAGGGTTTTAATTAATATGAAAGACACCATCAAAAAACTGAGCTTAATCGCTATTGTAATCTGCAATATTTCGTGTGTTGAAGATTTTCAATTTGATGTGCCTTCGGATGGCAGAGGAATTGTGGTGGAAGGATATATTTCCAACTTATCTTTTCAAGATCAGTTGGCGTATCCAAAAGATCCTCAAATTTTTGAATTAAGTCTTAGACACATATCTGATGTAACCAATGTCAGAGACGAACCCGTGTTGGGCGCTCAAATAGAACTACATGGATCGTCAGGCGAAGTGTATGATTATGCTGAAATTGGAGAAGGAAGATACGGGCTATTCTATGGGAATGTGAAAGCAATAACAGGGCTGGAATATCAAATTGTGATTACTCTAGAGGACGGTACAATGATTGAATCCGAAATGGCAGGATTGCCTGAAAGTTCTCCCGTTGGTGAATTGTACGTTGAGGAAGCAAAGAAGTCTGTGTATGAATATAGAAGGGAGGAGTTGATCATTTCGGAGAAGGATGGTATTAACCTTAAAATCAAAACGACCCCCAACAACTCAGGAACTCCTTACTACTATAAATGGGACTTTTACACGACGTTCATTAAAACGGCCTTTTTGGCTTCAAACAACAGCCCGTTTAGGTATTGCTGGACAAGTTCGATTTACTACTACAAAGACTATAAGTTGCTAGAAGATATTAAAGGGGACGCTCCGAGTAACATGTTATTCTTGGAAACAGACAATTCTCATTTGAACGAAGGTTTTTCAGTGTTGATAAGACAAATGAAGATGTCCAAGGGTTATTATCAGTTTATGAAAGACCTACAGGTTCAAGGAGATCAAAGTGAATTATTTGCAAAGCCACCGTTCAATTTGGTTTCGAACTTGCATTCTGAGGACATAGATGTTTTTGGATATTTTGGTGTGGTGAGTGAAGACTATAAGAGATGGTACTTTGATAAAGATGAAGTTTCAAATTATGGTGGTTATAAAGAGGGGTGTGTTTTTGAGGATGTACCTCCACCATATCCGGCTTCCTGTTTTAATTGCCTAGAGTACTCTTATGACGGCCCTGTGTCGAATCAAGCACCAAGTTGGTGGGATACACGCTATTCACCTAGATAAACATGAAGTAATGAATAGATTCCGGCTAACCATTCCTATTATAATTTTCTTAATTCTTAGTGCTTGCATCGAGGATTTTGAATTTGATGGAATTTCTGCAGGAGAAGGAATAGTAGTAGAGGGTTTTATTTCCAATCAGTCTTACAATAATCTGTTGTCATTACCGCTCTCACCTAGATATTTTACGCTTAAACTATCTAATGTGGGTGAAGTGGAAAATGTGAGAAATGAGCCTGTACTAGGTGCGAAAATTGAGTTGCATCAAGACAATAGTGTGGTATACGACTATGCAGAAATAGAAGGTGGTGAATATGGGCTATTTTATGAGACGTTTAGGGCTGAGCCTGGTTCCGAGTATCATCTGGAAATCACTTTGGCAGATGGAAGGAAGATCGTATCAGAAATTCAAACTTTGGAAAGAGAAATGGATATGGGTACATTTTCACTTGAAGAGG
The sequence above is drawn from the Reichenbachiella sp. genome and encodes:
- a CDS encoding TonB-dependent receptor, whose amino-acid sequence is MSISKFLFFVIIYCAPFIVFAQDDIRLSRSYQGMSLLSAMDSIKSETKTKIFYNPEWVKDRNVSVSGQGLTITEFLNKNLEESGLKTVSYHGAIVFVANNPELYQIESSADESLIVIGDKNSKLNEVVTVSGKITDGGNDEPLIGARVYISSLNIGTVTDFNGNYSLRVPVGKYTIDYSSISYEGKPMEVIIKSEGQLDVSLFSGSLQLDELVITADGQDANVQQRVSGLENMNIETIKQLPTFMGEVDPVKSLTTMPGISTTGELSSGFNVRGGETGQNLIVQDGAVIYNPTHLFGFYSAFNSDMVNEVNLYKGGGPANFGGRISSVLDIKLRHGDDEKYEINGGVGLVSSRLTAEGPILKNKASFLIGGRTSYTNWLLHRIKNIELQSSEAAFYDVNAKLLYRVSDKDYITGSFYLSHDDFNFAGEAQYDWGTKNFSLEWNHVFGNKTLSTLWLTTSNYNVDSKNLEEEVEAFQFENGIQNFSAKYEFLYKMHPKNSLTLGAEYNNHNIRPGELSPFGENSNAEYVKMSDQHAHEIAIFAQDDWDLGARLALSAGMRLSSFIRTGPDTEYIFDEGANVVREPQVLDSVSYGSGEVIKTFYGLEPRLSLRYLLTTNSSLKFSYYRTFQYLHLISNTVSATPQDYYLASGTNLDPQYADQWSVGYFRNLQNNAYQISAEGYYKDIKNSLDFLEGAEIIGNKQLEGSIVQGVGRTYGLELQVKKNTGRLNGWISYTYSRSLKRFSGEYEYQTINNGEYYSANNDKPHDLSMVLNYKLGGRAVLSANFSYSTGRPITVPVSKFSFDRQLAVLNYSDRNEYRIPDYHRLDLSLTIKPSLRRDKLINGEWVFSIFNVYSRKNAYSIYFTKSGFAKKLSIMGSIFPSVTYNFKLSK
- a CDS encoding septum formation initiator family protein — protein: MFKKSLHITKNFYFLSGLAFIVWMLFFDTNDFYSQYQLGQKVEELENQEKYYLQKIEEVNADREALINDMELLERFAREKYYMKKDGEDLFVVVED
- a CDS encoding exopolyphosphatase, which gives rise to MRVGIIDIGTNTFHLLIADRTRDMKILHKEKVAVRLGKGGISNNVIQPDAMERAVVTLTDFAQKMKNEVVDEIIVSATSAVRNAGNQQEFVDLIKEKVGLEIRVLSGEEEAALIHKGVSEYIDFGEETGLIMDIGGGSIEFILANKSEVKWLKSYELGGQRLIDQFHHTDPISNDEKDKLTSYLVENLGEVISQCKKHKAAYLIGSSGSFDTLWDIHARIPGARPMQKPILYKDYFEEIHEELMVLNREERLAIPGMIPMRVDMIVSASVAIKVMMDHCHFDQIKVSPFALKEGLLYHGLPKRK
- a CDS encoding M42 family metallopeptidase is translated as MNKKSEKFLYEYLNNASPTGFESSGQKIWLDYVKPYTDDYITDTYGSVAAVINPKADYKVVIEAHADEISWFVNYIDDNGYIYVIRNGGSDHQIAPSKRVNIFTEKGIVKGVFGWPAIHVRKDNNEKAPALDNIFIDLGCESKKEVEALGVKVGCVITFDDELMDLNKKFVCGRALDNRIGGFMIAEVARKLKENKVDLPFGLYIVNAVQEEIGLRGAEMMAARIKPNVAVITDVCHDTHSPMYDKKLSGDQKAGKGPVLTFGPAVQNNLLSDIIKTAEKNKIPYQRAATSRATGTDTDAFAYSNEGVASALISLPLKYMHTTVETAHYDDINHVIELIYQYLVQLKDGEDYRYIK
- a CDS encoding acyl-CoA carboxylase subunit beta; the encoded protein is MNFKSSEEKIQYLEKLNQEALLGGGEKRIESQHKKGKLTARERIELLIDEGTFEEIGKFVTHRATDFGLDKQKILGDGVVTGYGQVNGRLVYVFSQDFTVFGGSLSETYAEKIVKIMDLAMQNGAPVIGLNDSGGARIQEGVVSLGGYADIFYRNTLASGVVPQISAIMGPCAGGAVYSPAITDFIMMVENTSYMFVTGPNVVKTVTQEDVTAEELGGASTHSTKSGVTHFSCANEVECIKNIKRLLSFIPQNCEETPEMLPYEAGDEVRKQLDEIVPTNPNQPYDIKEVIEGIVDGGDFFEVHKNYAENIVVGFARLGGRSIGIVANQPASLAGVLDNDASVKGARFVRFCDCFNIPLLVLEDVPGFLPGTDQEWNAIIMNGAKLLYAFSEATVPRITVITRKAYGGAYDVMNSKHIGADMNYAWPTAEIAVMGAKGAAEIIFKNEIKAADDPQAKLDEKVDEYTEKFANPYIAAARGYVDEVILPHNTRKKLISAFGMLENKVGNMPRKKHGNIPL
- a CDS encoding DUF4249 domain-containing protein, translating into MKDTIKKLSLIAIVICNISCVEDFQFDVPSDGRGIVVEGYISNLSFQDQLAYPKDPQIFELSLRHISDVTNVRDEPVLGAQIELHGSSGEVYDYAEIGEGRYGLFYGNVKAITGLEYQIVITLEDGTMIESEMAGLPESSPVGELYVEEAKKSVYEYRREELIISEKDGINLKIKTTPNNSGTPYYYKWDFYTTFIKTAFLASNNSPFRYCWTSSIYYYKDYKLLEDIKGDAPSNMLFLETDNSHLNEGFSVLIRQMKMSKGYYQFMKDLQVQGDQSELFAKPPFNLVSNLHSEDIDVFGYFGVVSEDYKRWYFDKDEVSNYGGYKEGCVFEDVPPPYPASCFNCLEYSYDGPVSNQAPSWWDTRYSPR
- a CDS encoding Ldh family oxidoreductase; translation: MYSYQRLFDFAKQVFVSMGHTEKMADTAATVLVSADMRGVDSHGIARLKGYVRLWEVKRINAKPIFQIEHETPSTAVLNADESLGLISGPEAMKIAMIKAKSVGTGWVSVKNSNHYGIAGYHAMMALEQDMIGISMTNASPLVAPTFSKERLLGTNPIAVAIPAGKQPPFVADMATTTAANGKLEILQRKEEDAPLGWVQDQEGNPTTNANGVKEGGALLPLGGDREHASHKGYILGSIVDIFSAVLSGANYGPWVPPFVSFIDPVSDPVGEGLGHFFGAMRIDAFRKADEFKDHMDTWIERFRSSTPIDAENPVQIPGDYERNMEATRSKEGIPLLDPVVQDLNELAEKFKLKF